Below is a window of Campylobacter canadensis DNA.
TTTTAGAATTAATAAATAAACTATCGCTAAAAATTGAGCTAATATAAATTGTTTGTGTTTTTTGATTAGGGATTTCAATACCAACAACATCTTTACCTGGAATTGGTGCTTGAATTCTAATACTTGTGGCTTTTAAAGCCATTGCTAAATCATCGCTTAAGCTTGAGATTTTACTAAGCTTAACATCAGCTGCAGGTTTAAACTCAAAAGTAGTTACAACAGGTCCTGAATATGTTTTTTCCACATCACCAACTATTTTAAAATTTCTAAGTTTTGCTAAAAGTTCTGATATTTTTTGGTCAATTTCATCTTCATTTATTACAATCTCGTCGCTTAAATCTTTGCTTAATAAATCTATGCTTGGCAAAACAAAGTCTTTTGGTTTTTCATTTACACCAAGTTCAAGCTCGTTTAAAATAGCCTTGTTTTCTTCTAATTCGCTAAGAATTTGTACCTTTTTACCTTGAGATGATATTTCTTTTTCTGGTTTTATGCTTTCTATTTTTTCAAGTTTTTCTACTTTTATTTCTTCTTTTTTTAGCTCTATTTGTTTTTCTTTTTCTTCTTCATCTTGTAAAATTTTATTAACATTTATAATCTTTATTTTTTCATCATCTAAAGAATTTAATATTTTACTTTCATCTTCTTTTTCTATTTTTTCACTTTCTATTTTTCTTTCTACTTTATCTTCTTTAACAACTTTTACATTTTCTTCTTTACTATCTAAGTTTTTTTTCTGTGCTTTTTTATTAAATAAATTATAAATATAATTATAATTTATATAAAGTAAAATTAGCAAAATTAAGCAAATTACTAAAAAGCTAAAATCTTTAACTACAGATAAAATTCCAAAAGAAAAAAAGTATGAAAAAGGCAAAATAAAAGCTAAAAAGAACAATAAAATATTAAACTTATATTTTGCAATATCCTTAAAACCTTTTTCATAAATAAAAAGATTTACAAAAAATAATAAAAATACTAAATATCTTAAGTCTCCAATTAAATATTTTAAGAATTTGTTTATATAAAAAGCAGGTAGTAAAAGTCCTTGTTTATCATGTAAAAACAAGGACAAAGATAAATAAAAAAGTAAAAAATTAATAAAAATAAAAAGTAAATTTTTTTTCATTACATATAACTTAATAAACTTAATTTTTGAATTTGAGATGTTACATACATTGTTGATTGTAAAGTTTGCATAATTTCTTGAATTCCAATTACTGCAAGTGCAGGGTCAGCATCGGATACGCTTGATTTTACAATCTCAATATTTAAATGCATTGCTGTTGCTCTTTCATTGTTTGCTTCAATACTTGTTTGAGTTGCACCTATTTTTGTATGAACCTTATTTACATGGTCAAATAAATGGTCAATTCTTGTTAATGCTGCTTGAATTCCTGGATTTTTCAAATAATCAGGATTGTTATTATCTGCTCTATAATTACCATTTCTAACTGCGTCAATCATAGTTTGTAAATCTTTTATAATATCAACATGATTTTCATCTACAATCAAGCTTGAATTTGTATTAAAATTGAAAATATTTCCTTTTTTTACCCCTGTGCTTATTTTATTACCATCAGCATCAGTTCCAAAATCAAATTCATTTTCGCTCATAGCATTTTTATCATAAATTGCAATATCAATTGGAGTATTTGTACTTGCTTTGTCAATAATTTGCAATTTACCTTCATTGTTTAAGCCTACTTTTAAAGTGTTTTTAGCGTTTTGAAGCAATTGTTGGTATTCTTTATTATCATCATCGCTTAAAATCTTTGGAGAATTTACTTGGTTTGGATATTTATCTTGCAACTCATAACTTTTTGTAGGTACATTATCACTTGCAAAAAGTGCTATTACATCGGATAATTGTTTATAAGTTATATCAATATTATCTGTTTTTGTGCTTTCATCTTTATGTAAAGCCTCATCATATCTTGAATTTACAATAGGTAATGTTATATTTTGTGCTTGTCCGTTTTTTGTAAAACTTGCACGAACTTCACCCTTTGTAATATCAAATTCAAGATTATATCTTGTTTTACTTCTTGAAGTAATATCAATTTTTAATACACTGTTTGTATCTGCGTTTCCATCATCGTGGTATTTTAAAGCACTTAATGCGCTTTCTGATAATCTTGTTGAATCTGTAGCAAGATTATTATTTGCATCATATTGTCTAATATTTGAGCTTAAAATATTGTCTTTTTTATTAAATAAAGACCTAGCATAATCAATTCCATCTGTGTTAAATGAGGTATCTATATTACCATTGTTTGTAAATTCTAAAATATCCACATTATCTTTAATCTGTGCTGCTCTTAAATCAGCTAAAGAGCTAACATCGGCATAATTTTTCTTAATAGCTGGTTTTAAATTTACCATTGGTGTATTTTCTGCACCACCTTCTGCTTTATTTTTAATATCTTCTATTTCAGCATCGGTCTGTGCTGCTTTATCAGGATAAATTTCTTCAATACTATCAGCCTTGTTTGTAGCTGCAAACATAGAAAAATTAAGGGTAGAATTTGGATTTTTAAGGTCTGTTATTTCAATATTTCCTGTTTTTGTAAGCTCTACTTTTACAAGGGTATTTTCTTTCGTATTTCCGTAAAGTTCGCCTATTTTATCAAGCAAACTTCCAACACTTTCTGTTGCTTTCATTTGAAATTTTGCTTTAAAACTTTCTCCATTACCCTTAGTTCCATTTACATAAAAATAAGTATCAGGAAATTTTGCTCCGTCGTTTATTAAAAAATGGTCATTTACATTTAGTTCATCTTTTGACTCTTTTTTTAGATAATTTTTACCGACTAAATCTTGAATTTTGTTATCTGATGTAATGTAATGAACTTGCTCTGGTTTTGTAATATCGTATCTTTTATCTACTAAACGCACATTTGTTGTAACTATTTTTTTATAATC
It encodes the following:
- a CDS encoding flagellin, translated to MRITSSYIYQKNLSDYQSKMYAYSKINEQLGSGLKIGQSYDDAGIYSEHIRLDYELSTFDQIIQAGESAVSFTKNSDNAVKQIKDALVSFKNKLIQSANEIHSDTSLNALANDLEKLKEHIVNLTNTSINGQYLFSGTSINTKPFDYNGNYYGNDENMKVLLGSNVYTPYNVSGSELIKATDNDYKKIVTTNVRLVDKRYDITKPEQVHYITSDNKIQDLVGKNYLKKESKDELNVNDHFLINDGAKFPDTYFYVNGTKGNGESFKAKFQMKATESVGSLLDKIGELYGNTKENTLVKVELTKTGNIEITDLKNPNSTLNFSMFAATNKADSIEEIYPDKAAQTDAEIEDIKNKAEGGAENTPMVNLKPAIKKNYADVSSLADLRAAQIKDNVDILEFTNNGNIDTSFNTDGIDYARSLFNKKDNILSSNIRQYDANNNLATDSTRLSESALSALKYHDDGNADTNSVLKIDITSRSKTRYNLEFDITKGEVRASFTKNGQAQNITLPIVNSRYDEALHKDESTKTDNIDITYKQLSDVIALFASDNVPTKSYELQDKYPNQVNSPKILSDDDNKEYQQLLQNAKNTLKVGLNNEGKLQIIDKASTNTPIDIAIYDKNAMSENEFDFGTDADGNKISTGVKKGNIFNFNTNSSLIVDENHVDIIKDLQTMIDAVRNGNYRADNNNPDYLKNPGIQAALTRIDHLFDHVNKVHTKIGATQTSIEANNERATAMHLNIEIVKSSVSDADPALAVIGIQEIMQTLQSTMYVTSQIQKLSLLSYM
- a CDS encoding DNA translocase FtsK, with translation MKKNLLFIFINFLLFYLSLSLFLHDKQGLLLPAFYINKFLKYLIGDLRYLVFLLFFVNLFIYEKGFKDIAKYKFNILLFFLAFILPFSYFFSFGILSVVKDFSFLVICLILLILLYINYNYIYNLFNKKAQKKNLDSKEENVKVVKEDKVERKIESEKIEKEDESKILNSLDDEKIKIINVNKILQDEEEKEKQIELKKEEIKVEKLEKIESIKPEKEISSQGKKVQILSELEENKAILNELELGVNEKPKDFVLPSIDLLSKDLSDEIVINEDEIDQKISELLAKLRNFKIVGDVEKTYSGPVVTTFEFKPAADVKLSKISSLSDDLAMALKATSIRIQAPIPGKDVVGIEIPNQKTQTIYISSIFSDSLFINSKSKLTLALGKDIVGNTFITDLKKLPHLLIAGTTGSGKSVGINAMILSLLFKNTPRTLRLLMIDPKMLEFSMYNDIPHLLTPVITKAEKATIALRNMVNEMERRYTLMSAMQTKDIETYNQKASKLGAENFAYIVIIIDELADLMMTCGKEVELYIARLAQMARACGIHLIVATQRPSVDVITGLIKANLPSRLSYKVSTQTDSKVILDTKGAESLLGRGDCLFTPPGTSSIIRLHAPFASEEDILRVVEHLKQQEAVEYDDSILQDSTTFTSTKAQSDNQEKDELYDEALKLMLEDDKTSISYLQRRLSIGYNRAANIIEQAEANGFLSAPNAKGIRTIIKE